From Chrysemys picta bellii isolate R12L10 chromosome 1, ASM1138683v2, whole genome shotgun sequence:
taccctgagcccccgcctgcaccccaactccctgctgcaccgcaactccctgccctgagcccctgccacacccctcatgcaccctctggggggagggaaggggaggaattggggtggggacttcagggaaggggttggaatgggggcaggaaaggggtgggaagaggcggggcctcatggaagggctggagtgggggcagggccaggggtagtgaggggtgtgtgtgtcggtgatgtggccctcgggccaatgaactagccctcatgtggccctcgtggtcatttgagtttgagacccctgtgtaGAGtttctgtttgtagcaaagtccctccagaggtaagaagcaggattgaagacaagatggagtagctgcagcagctttttatagtctcttgccatgtggtctcagctttctttgtcccaaagaCAAGCtatccagcacatggcatggaaaaacctcagagttctgtccataggcatctCCCTGCATACCTTGTTGAGTCAAAAggtgtatttgccttctctcaatgggtcaattgtatagctgatggtccttaatgggccatcaagcaggctaggcacaGCTGACaacaacttgtctggggtgtcacccagaagcatagcaaaagtttgaaatacagacagtatagagccaatattcataacttcagctacaaaattgatacacacatatagatagcataatcataaacggcaaaccataacctctccatagaccccttacacgacaatctttatacaatatttgctgtaaatatataacagtggtcacAACAGTGATCTAaattacagattatgtcaataacgtcacagaagGCAGTGCGAGTAACCACCACCCTCATTTGGGAAGGTGCAAGGGGCAGGGGGTAGCAAAGAGACTTCAAGGGGTTGTCCTGAGAAGAGGTGGAGTGGTGTTGTCATCTAACAGAACCCAGAGTTGCTGACGTCTGGTTAAAACAACTCGTCTTCAGAGGAGTTGTGCAGCTTGGAATGATGCCACATTAGAATGACTCTGCCTCTTGTTGCCTTGGCTGGTCAGACTTAGTGGAGCAACAGAGTGCTGTCCTCAGCTTCATGACCTTCAAGTGCACCCACGCCAGCATTTACAACTCTGAAATCCAGAGGTCCAGGGTGGAGTAAATGGTGGCAGTGTAAATGCAAGTTAGATACCTTTCATTTACTGCTGTAAAGtatttgttaattgatttatcgaACTGCCCCCTGCTGATTTAAATTAGTTGTGACATTTAATCGCAGTCTGTTATAGCATGTTTCCTTAAAACGTTAAGTAAAGCTGTGTTAACTCTAATCTAAGTGCATATTGGGTGTATATTGTTTATAATTGGTATTTCTGAGTTAGACCCAATGCACAGATTAGCTCAGGTTTATTCCTGGAGGCTCCCAAGGCACGTCATTGTGTGTACAGGGCCCAGCCAGGTGGAGGCACAGCCAATTTTAGTCtcctttacaagtaaaaggacTGCAGCGGAGGGGTAGGTAGAGGATTCCCTCCTATCCAATATCACCATTGGGATACTTCTTTACTGTCAACAGCATCGGGTGCTCGGGCATACAGGCAAGTGTTGCCAGCTACCGACTAACCCAGGGAGgaaagcgggggggagggaggaagaaggaggGAAGGAGGTTTACACAAGTAATGCAGTTTACATCTGCTCTACTTTTGTTTCTGCTtctgccaatgggagtgcaggtggggtggggtcagCTGGGTCCGGTGGCCAATGGCAGGACAGAGAGTAGATTTGAAGTGCTGCAGGGTTGGGTGGAGGTACAGGCATAGGCACAGAGCCCAGGCAGtgtttggtgaaggcaggggaGGAATAGAGCCGAGGCAGGATGCTCTCTAAAATTAACTAGAAACTGTTGGTCAGCATGCTGGGTTCTCTAATCTCTAATGTTTCTGTTATCAGGAATAGAAAGTGAAAGGGAGAAACACACACCAGTAAAACAGGACACAGCCTGGGAGGCTGTAGTGAAAGCCATGGCCACTGGCTGGAACAGAGGTAAAGttgcggagagagagagagagagagtgtgtgtataaatatatacatatatgcttGTGTGTCTATATCCATACAGTATAAGTGTGCATTTATCTGTGTTAAAGCCTATTTGAATATAtgggcatatatatatatgtgcatcTGTATGGCTGTTGTGAAtctatgtatataatatatagtagATGCCTCCAGTCTGTTTATCGCTGTGAGTTTATTTATACCCCAACTGTATTTTAGTTACTAACTTTTTAATAAAGATAAAGTAAGTGACAATAAAATGGTTTTCTTGCTTAAATCCCAAAAGAGTGCTTCTTACAAAAACAAAAGGTGAGAGAATACAGCAGAGCTGAGGCAGTCTAGGTTACAAATTACAAGAGGTACATGTACAAAGTtatagaaaatatatatattttttaattagttCATCCCATTGGACCCATCTTCCCTCAAACAGctcagatttgtgtgtgtgtctatatctgtgtgtctgtctgtaggGGCTTATCTACGATAGAAAACTTGCACCCATATTCTTTCTAGGTATGTGCATGTGTTctttctgggcctgatccaaagtgcattgaagtcaaggggagtcttTTCAATGATttctatgggctttggatcagggcagAGCTGAGTATGTGTCTGTGCATGTCTGGACATGTTTTGACTATCCCTGCATGCTTGTGTGTGGGCTCCCAGATTGAGTTGAAAATGGTAGAATCATGGAAATGGCAGACAAAGTGCTGATGAAGGAATTTTAAAGATACAGACTCTTTGTTACGACTAACTCCTGGTGCTGAGGAGAAAATGAGAAGTTTACAAGTGTCCCGTGCAGTTTGCCCTCAGTGTTCCCATGGCATGTCAATCCTTTTTTGTCTCATTGAGACTCTCAATACAAATAACAAAGGAATGGTTATTCTGTTCCAAAACAGAACCAACCTGAGCATGTCACCTGAgaaatctctatttaaaaaacactattaattttattttcaaacttATTATTGGCAgcatccacattttaaaataaaggtttaaaaaagaagaaaggaaagaacagATATTTGGGCATCGGTGGGATCATACAGTTATAAATGACATTTTGAGGGCCTGAGTCCCGTTGATTTCAATGTCctagatattattattaatgttattttattatttattaataattatgaTTTTTCACTGTTCCATAGCAAGTAATGGGCAGTCTCCCTTCCCTACTCATGATTAAATTAATGGCCATATTGGGGGCCAGAACGATCCCTTATCCACCTCCACTATCCTCAGGATACTGCACATTAGCAGGGAATTGCTTTCCTCAGGAGTACTGATTAGAAATTGTCCATTGAGAACGAACAATTGTAGGCTACATGGGCCCAGAGAGGATGCATTGGGAGGCCTCCCTTTTTCTGTCTTCCCCCATGTTTCTCTCTGTACAGCAGGTGACTCTTTTGTCTTCCCCCCAGGTCATGTATCCAGAGACATCACGCAAGGGTGAGAATGAAAGCACCATACCCACGTCCTTCACAAGGTTTACAGAGAAAGTGGGAGCTGGGAAGATTCAGATCTCACTCCCCTCTCATCAGTGTGACACTAGATTTAACTCTCCTtcttccctgcctctctctcttttcttccatcaCTATCTCTGAGTCTCCTATCCTTCTGTGAGTTCCCTTTTCATTTATCTGTGCCTCCTTCCCATCCCTCTCATTTTTAACTTGCTGTGACTGGCAAGGTCTTAGCGATAAAGCTGCAATCAGTGACTCCTTGGGATCTCTCTCATGTTTCAGGTGGAAGATATGCCAGGAGGATTTTGTGGAGAATTATGACCCAAGTGTCCTTCCAAGTGTGACTTACCTTCTCTATGAAATCACGTGGAACTCTCGCAGAAGGCCCTGGCAAAGATGGATCTGTAGTGCTGGCGGTGAGCATGCTGAAACGTACTTCCTGGAAGATGTCTATAGAAAGCTAAGATCTAATCCTTTTGTCCACTGCTCCATCACCTGTTACATATCCTGGAGCCCCTGTGGGTACTGCTGCCAGGAGATCATAGATTTTCTGGAGAAAATGCCTAATTTGAGTCTAGTCATTTATGTATCACGGCTCTACTGGCACCAAGTCGAAAACAATCGTAACGGTCTGTGGAACCTGGAGAATATCGGAGTGTCCATCCAAGTCATGGATCTCCCAGGTAATGACTAAACCTCCCAGGTAATGACTCATAGGGTTACAGGGTCTGGATGGTTCAGAGGGGATTAGTGATGGGACTGGGGGCATTTTGCCTTTAGGTCACTGGTTCCAATTCATCCCTGGTCAATGACCAGCTGAAGTTGTATATTAATTATGGAACCTCTCACTGCTGAGTCAGCAATTCCAATCTGTCTCAAGTCTTGGGAGGATTGTGCAATGGGATGCAGAGCTTTGCCTCTTTAGGTCTGTGACTGAAAGACACTATCTGACAGCCATTTtgtggcttatgtgaaatgagctggtggtTGCAGGCAAATTCCTAACAGGGCAGGTGACGATCACTAAAACCTCCATCCTTGCTGGCACTTACTGATCCCCTTGTCTCAGCACAGAGGCTGAGGCATGAATGAGCTGTAAAAAGTGAAAGCCCTTTTACTGCTAGAGGTGGGAACTCAGAACTGAGGCAGTGTACGTTGGTGAGCCCATGTGCATGGGTGAAGCTGGTTTGGTTGCCACTGTCTCTAATGTTCCATTCAGAGAATAAACAAAGAACACCAGCCTCCTTCATGGTGCAGTCAGTCTGGCACATTTCCACATTGTCAATTTCACCTGAGAACATATCATTATATTTAAATGTAGGGGCATGTGTTTGAAGCTGTTTTTAATCCAGCCCCAGTGTAAAATCGACTCATGCACTGATGCTGTGCTGTTGCTGCTAATTATGAAGAAATAGATGATATTTTACTTTCCTGTCAATTCATAAATGACCTGTCCCAGGTGAATAAGTGAGGGAAATATTGGAAGGTCGGTTTAATGAGGCCTCCCCTGGACAGAATGATGGAAAAGGCTAGGAGAACATGAGTTCCAAATGCTAGTGTATCCTTGGCTTCCGTCAGCTGGTTCTTCCTCAGGGTGATGTGTCTCCATGTCAGAAGCCCAATGCATGACCTTGCTCCCTTGAGCCTGACTGATCTCTGAGTGGGCTGAGTCCACTGATGTCTCCTTCAGCTCATAAGTGAATACTTCCATTTCCCCAGATTATAGCTACTGTTGGAGAACATTTGTCTATGATGAGGACAAGGATGAAGATGATTATTGGCCCAGTCACTTTGCTCCATGGATAATGCTATATTCTCTTGAACTCCAGTCCATCCTTCAGGTCAGTGGAACGTTAGGGAGGGGGAAAGTGCATCCAGAAATGATCCACAGTCACATGCAGAACCCATTTTCTGAACTGGACATTTCCTTGGCCTCCTTCGAAATCTCCCTGGTTCTGTGAGAGTTTTTCCTGCAGCTGAGTTATAACACATGGTGATTCCCAGATGAGCTCATGGGGATGCTAAAAAGACAGGAAAAGGTTCTTCACATCTTTTGTGGTGCTTAAACACCTCTGTGGTTTGCTTTATTGCAAAGCAGTATAAATGTAAAAAGGGTCCTGTCCTTTTAAGAGACAAACACAACAGGGTTTTCCTCAGCCAACGTATAAAGCAAAGGTTTAGagcagggtggccaacctgagcctgagaaggagccagaatttaccaatgtacattgccaaagagccacagtaatacgtcagcagtcCCACATCCGCTCCCcagcccccagtgcctcctgcctgccctcACCTATCAGtgcctactccccccccccccagtgcaatcagctgtttcactgcATAGGAggctatggggggaggggagaggagccagggcatggcaggctttggggaaggggtggagtgggggcagggcttggggcagagcagggggttgagcagtgagcacccccctgcacattggaaagttagcatctatagctccagccccggaattAGTGCCTAgataaggagccgcatattaacctctgaagagccgcatgcggcttcggagccacaggttggccacccctggtctagagcatGGCTAGGCAAGTTCCAGAGAGGGAAATCCCCCAGTTCTTCTCTCAGATCCCATCCTCGACCTAGAGACCTTTCTTCCTGACCCTCCCTTGCAGACTCGACTTCCAACTCTACACAGCACATCCTTCTCTCAGGGCCCGTCTATAATAGCAAAACTGTTGTCAGGCCTCCCATCCCCCAATCAGAGCAGGTTAACCCCTTTTCCTGCCAACCTCTGGATGGGGTTTATATTCCCTCCCAGTAATGGGGCCATAGAATGTTTCATTGAACTCCCCTAAAATCTCCTCCATTTCCAAATCACCAGTTGATCTGAAATCCACAATCAGAGCACgatgagtagagctggtcaaagaatggaatttcccacagaacagaaattccaagATTTTCTTTCATTCTACATTGGAACAAACCCAAGATCGTTTGAATTTTTTTGTAACCACTATCCGGAGGTGAAAGCAAGCAAGCACACCCACTGCAAAAAGACAACAGCCTGCTGAcaagagcagtgcttctcaaagtcgggccgccgcttgttcagggaaagctcctggcggtcagggccggtttgtttacctgccgcgtcctcaggttcagctgatcgcagctcccactgcccgtggtttgccatcccaggccaatgggggctgcgggaagtggtgtgggccaagggatgtgctggccgcccttcccgcagcccccattggcctggagtggtgaaccgaggccagtgggagccgcgatcggcagacTGGAccgccgggggctttccctgaacaagcggtggcctgactttgagaagcactggactCTGGAGCACACATGTGgaagacctaggttcaagtccccATTCTGAATTAGACAGAGTAGGGACTTGGACCTCTGTCTGCTATTTCCCAGGTGAATGCCcgaaccaccaggctattggctattctgggaggAGCATCCTCCCTCTGTCTTTCTCCCTTTAAATGCCATTCTGGCCTTGAGAAATCTTCCTGGCCAAAGCTCCATCATAATAGATATATTTCTGAAAgacattttggttttgatgaatctgCATGTTCTGATGAAAAACTGTTTAGTTGGAAAACTCCCAACCAGTTCTAATGATGAGTGCCTGTGACCATTAAGCATGCCATGGCACTCCTTTGAACTCACCCTGGTTCTGAATGAGATTTGAAGCATGGTGATTGCATTTACTGAGAGTTCCTGCAATGCCCATTAAATCCCAAAGTGAGTCTAAAGTGCAAATGTTAAATTGCCAACCTCCAGAAAAGAAATTAACTTCAGCTCCCATTTTTCTCACCAGAACATTCCCTCTTGCTTAAAGATTTCATCAGATGAGAATTATACTCCAGTTTTCAGCCTGTGTGTAGAAGATGAGGAACAGAAAAGAGCACTCACATCATACAATACCTATTAGCGCCAGTATCCTGGCCTGGGCAGCCAACTAGTCTCTGGAAGCCATGAGTGTCTTGAACCAGTCCATCAGCTGCTAAGCAACAGAAACCAGTTGATAGGAAACATCACCCACATTAAAACTCCACAATTTGGGGCGGGGAAGAGGA
This genomic window contains:
- the LOC101938253 gene encoding C->U-editing enzyme APOBEC-1-like isoform X2, with amino-acid sequence MYPETSRKGENESTIPTSFTRWKICQEDFVENYDPSVLPSVTYLLYEITWNSRRRPWQRWICSAGGEHAETYFLEDVYRKLRSNPFVHCSITCYISWSPCGYCCQEIIDFLEKMPNLSLVIYVSRLYWHQVENNRNGLWNLENIGVSIQVMDLPDYSYCWRTFVYDEDKDEDDYWPSHFAPWIMLYSLELQSILQNIPSCLKISSDENYTPVFSLCVEDEEQKRALTSYNTY